The Skermanella pratensis genome has a window encoding:
- a CDS encoding ComEA family DNA-binding protein, giving the protein MELDKKTVAGAVAAVAVGAIGAAVAYNAFAGDEGNADARQPKQSRPKARQAEAAPTGAIDINQAPPKHLTSLKHIGKARAKRILANRPFRSVDELVSRGLVPEEVLARHRDRLTV; this is encoded by the coding sequence GTGGAACTGGACAAGAAGACCGTCGCCGGAGCCGTCGCCGCAGTTGCGGTGGGGGCCATCGGTGCCGCCGTCGCCTACAACGCCTTTGCCGGCGACGAAGGAAACGCGGATGCCAGGCAGCCGAAGCAGTCCCGGCCCAAGGCCAGGCAGGCCGAGGCCGCGCCGACCGGGGCGATCGACATCAATCAGGCGCCCCCCAAACATCTGACGAGCCTGAAGCATATCGGGAAGGCGCGGGCCAAGCGCATCCTGGCGAACCGGCCCTTCAGGTCGGTGGACGAACTGGTCAGCCGCGGGCTGGTCCCGGAGGAGGTCCTGGCCCGGCACCGCGACCGGCTGACCGTGTGA
- a CDS encoding FAD-dependent oxidoreductase, whose protein sequence is MTELSLGFGLAFTDLYERAGLVKLDWHFIDHLRQADTALADRLLAARAGPAALDAAAESAVLIELAPHLDDFVGRLFGIGGALRDLAARHHELAPLYAAKRLFVQRRAAKAYRPEEAAGLDGDALTAALEAHLGIQFDELTFARTVLAWGEDEAGHAAELDLAARYAAWALHSRPGRARHGHGVLFQVPRRTDPGHLVPLETVETAGVSMMRLPESRLRLRQGFGLTDPGTDLIGALDEANYCIWCHHQGKDSCSKGLRDRKTGQYQKSPFGVTLAGCPLEEKISEMHAVKAQGHAVGALAMIVADNPMCAATGHRICNDCMKACIYQKQEPVDIPQAETRTLKDVLELPWGFEVYSLLTRWNPLDIRRPLALPDSGYKVLVVGLGPAGFTLAHHLLNDGHTVVAIDGLKIEPLPADLSGVLPMGRRVHFRPIRQIEDLRDHLDERIMAGFGGVAEYGITVRWDKNFLKLIRLLLERRRQFVMVGGVRFGGTLTIEDAFDAGFDHIALCAGAGRPTVIPMRNGLARGVRQASDFLMGLQLTGAAKEESVANLEVRLPIVVVGGGLTAIDTATESLAYYPVQVEKFLRRYEILSAERGEEAVRRAWSEEERLTADEFIAHARAIRAERERARGEGRPPKLQQLLGGWGGATIAYRRRLIDSPSYTLNHEEVEHGLAEGIRFVEGVSPRAVEVDRFGHASGLHLRREAVGPDGVVAPAAEDVLLPARTVLIAAGTQPNTVLAREEPEWVELDGRYFRALDEDGHPAVPERSCKPGAVHVLMSRHPDGRSVSFFGDLHPSFGGNVVKAMGGAKQGYPVVSRVLARREPTAVPADAVIDMANHDLRATVHHVIRLTPNIVEVVVKAPRAAERFQPGQFYRLQNFETLAHQVDGTTLAMEGLALTGASVDRKHGLLSTIVLEMGGSSDLCALLKAGDPVVLMGPTGSATEIPEGETVCLVGGGLGNAVLFSIGQACRAKGNRVVYFAGYKKLIDRYKVDQIEAAADLVVWCSDEAPGFEPTRPGDRRFVGNIVRAMQAYADGELGEPAIPLDQVDRIVAIGSDRMMQAVALARHTVLAPHLKPGHVAIGSINSPMQCMMKEICAQCLQAHKDPATGAETVVFSCFNQDQDLDRVDFAGLNERLRQNGVQEKLTAQWIDRCLKALQVRRMAG, encoded by the coding sequence ATGACGGAACTCAGTCTCGGCTTCGGCCTTGCCTTCACCGACCTGTACGAACGTGCCGGGCTCGTCAAACTCGACTGGCATTTCATCGACCATCTGAGGCAGGCGGACACGGCCCTGGCCGACCGGTTGCTGGCCGCCCGCGCCGGACCCGCGGCGCTGGATGCCGCGGCGGAAAGCGCCGTCCTGATCGAGCTGGCACCCCATCTGGACGATTTCGTCGGCCGGCTGTTCGGCATCGGCGGAGCGCTGCGCGACCTCGCGGCGCGGCACCACGAGCTGGCGCCGCTCTATGCCGCCAAGCGCCTGTTCGTCCAGCGCCGGGCCGCCAAGGCGTACCGGCCGGAGGAGGCCGCCGGGTTGGACGGCGACGCGCTGACGGCGGCGCTCGAAGCGCATCTGGGCATCCAGTTCGACGAGCTGACCTTCGCCAGGACGGTCCTCGCCTGGGGCGAGGACGAGGCCGGCCACGCAGCCGAGCTGGACCTGGCGGCCCGCTACGCCGCCTGGGCGCTCCACTCCCGGCCCGGCCGGGCCCGCCACGGCCACGGCGTGCTGTTCCAGGTGCCGCGCAGGACCGACCCCGGCCATCTGGTGCCGCTGGAGACGGTGGAGACCGCCGGCGTCTCCATGATGCGGCTGCCCGAGTCCCGGCTACGGTTGCGCCAGGGCTTCGGCCTGACCGATCCGGGCACCGACCTGATCGGCGCGCTGGACGAGGCGAATTATTGTATCTGGTGCCATCACCAGGGCAAGGACAGCTGCTCCAAGGGCCTGCGCGACCGCAAGACCGGCCAGTACCAGAAAAGCCCGTTCGGCGTGACCCTGGCCGGCTGCCCGCTGGAAGAAAAGATCTCGGAGATGCACGCGGTCAAGGCCCAAGGCCATGCCGTGGGGGCGCTCGCCATGATCGTGGCGGACAACCCGATGTGCGCCGCGACCGGGCACCGCATCTGCAACGACTGCATGAAGGCCTGCATCTACCAGAAGCAGGAACCGGTGGACATCCCGCAGGCGGAGACGCGCACGCTGAAGGACGTGCTCGAACTGCCCTGGGGGTTCGAGGTCTACAGCCTGCTGACCCGCTGGAATCCGCTGGACATCCGGCGCCCGCTGGCGCTGCCCGACAGCGGCTACAAGGTGCTGGTGGTGGGGCTGGGGCCGGCGGGGTTCACCCTGGCGCACCATCTGCTGAACGACGGCCACACGGTGGTCGCCATCGACGGGCTGAAGATCGAGCCGCTGCCGGCCGACCTCTCGGGCGTCCTGCCCATGGGCCGGCGGGTCCATTTCCGGCCGATCCGCCAGATCGAGGACCTCCGCGACCATCTGGACGAGCGGATCATGGCCGGCTTCGGCGGCGTCGCCGAGTACGGCATCACCGTCCGGTGGGACAAGAACTTCCTCAAGCTGATCCGCCTGCTGCTGGAGCGCCGCCGCCAGTTCGTGATGGTCGGCGGCGTGCGCTTCGGCGGCACCCTGACCATCGAGGACGCCTTCGACGCCGGGTTCGACCATATCGCCCTGTGCGCCGGCGCCGGGCGCCCGACGGTCATCCCCATGCGCAACGGGCTGGCGCGCGGCGTCCGGCAGGCGTCGGACTTCCTGATGGGGCTCCAGCTGACCGGAGCCGCCAAGGAGGAGTCGGTCGCCAATCTTGAGGTCCGCCTGCCCATCGTGGTGGTTGGCGGCGGCCTGACCGCGATCGACACGGCGACCGAATCGCTGGCCTATTACCCGGTCCAGGTCGAGAAGTTCCTGCGGCGGTACGAGATCCTGTCGGCCGAGCGGGGCGAGGAGGCGGTCCGCCGGGCCTGGTCGGAGGAGGAGCGCCTGACCGCGGACGAGTTCATCGCCCATGCCCGGGCGATCCGGGCGGAGCGCGAGCGGGCGCGCGGCGAGGGTCGCCCGCCGAAGCTCCAGCAGCTCCTGGGCGGATGGGGCGGCGCGACCATCGCCTACCGGCGCCGGCTGATCGACTCGCCCAGCTATACCTTGAACCACGAGGAGGTCGAGCACGGCCTGGCCGAGGGCATCCGCTTCGTCGAGGGCGTCAGCCCGCGCGCGGTCGAGGTGGACCGGTTCGGCCATGCCAGCGGCCTTCATCTCCGCCGAGAGGCGGTCGGACCGGACGGCGTGGTGGCGCCGGCCGCCGAGGACGTGCTGCTGCCCGCCCGCACCGTCCTGATCGCGGCGGGCACCCAGCCCAACACGGTGCTGGCGCGCGAGGAGCCGGAATGGGTCGAGCTGGACGGCCGCTATTTCCGCGCGCTGGACGAGGACGGCCATCCGGCCGTCCCGGAGAGATCCTGCAAGCCGGGTGCGGTCCATGTGCTGATGAGCCGCCATCCCGACGGCCGCTCGGTGTCTTTCTTCGGCGACCTGCACCCGTCCTTCGGCGGCAACGTGGTCAAGGCCATGGGCGGGGCGAAGCAGGGCTATCCCGTGGTTTCCCGCGTGCTGGCCCGCCGCGAGCCCACCGCGGTGCCGGCGGACGCCGTGATCGACATGGCGAACCACGACCTGCGGGCCACGGTCCACCATGTGATCCGGCTGACCCCCAACATCGTCGAGGTCGTCGTCAAGGCGCCGCGCGCCGCCGAGCGCTTCCAGCCCGGCCAGTTCTACCGGCTGCAGAACTTCGAGACGCTGGCCCACCAGGTGGACGGCACCACCCTTGCCATGGAGGGGCTGGCGCTGACCGGCGCGTCGGTCGACCGGAAGCACGGCCTGCTGTCCACCATCGTGCTTGAGATGGGCGGTTCGTCCGACCTGTGCGCGCTGCTCAAGGCGGGCGATCCGGTGGTCCTGATGGGGCCGACCGGCAGCGCCACCGAAATCCCGGAGGGGGAGACCGTCTGCCTGGTCGGCGGCGGCCTGGGCAACGCCGTCCTGTTCTCGATCGGGCAGGCGTGCCGGGCCAAGGGAAACCGGGTGGTCTACTTCGCCGGGTACAAGAAGCTGATCGACCGCTACAAGGTCGACCAGATCGAGGCGGCGGCCGACCTGGTGGTCTGGTGCTCCGACGAGGCGCCCGGGTTCGAGCCGACCCGGCCGGGCGACCGCCGCTTCGTCGGCAACATCGTCCGCGCGATGCAGGCCTATGCCGACGGCGAGCTGGGAGAGCCCGCCATTCCCCTGGACCAGGTGGACCGCATCGTCGCGATCGGCTCCGACCGGATGATGCAGGCGGTGGCGCTGGCCCGCCACACCGTCCTGGCGCCGCACCTGAAGCCCGGCCACGTGGCGATCGGCTCGATCAACAGCCCCATGCAGTGCATGATGAAGGAGATCTGCGCCCAGTGCCTCCAGGCCCACAAGGACCCTGCGACCGGCGCCGAGACGGTGGTCTTCTCCTGCTTCAACCAGGACCAGGACCTCGACCGCGTCGATTTCGCCGGACTCAACGAGCGCCTGCGCCAGAACGGCGTCCAGGAGAAGCTGACGGCCCAGTGGATCGACCGCTGCCTCAAGGCCCTGCAGGTCCGCCGGATGGCGGGTTGA
- the ispH gene encoding 4-hydroxy-3-methylbut-2-enyl diphosphate reductase — MSRPLTILLASPRGFCAGVDRAIQIVEVALEKYGAPVYVRHEIVHNRFVVEGLEAKGAVFVDELDEIPDDVPVVFSAHGVPKAVPAEAERRRMFYLDATCPLVSKVHIEAERHHEQGRQVILIGHAGHPEVVGTMGQLPEGSVVLVESVGDVPRIEVEDPDNLAFVTQTTLSVDDTAAIVAALQARFPAIEKPRKEDICYATTNRQQAVKAIAPRADMVLVVGAPNSSNSMRLVEVARTHGCERAMLVQRATDIDWSGLEDVRTLGVTAGASAPDVLIQEVIQGARERFDVTIEEVTLTREDVVFKLPRVLTTAAE, encoded by the coding sequence ATGTCCAGGCCTCTGACCATCCTGCTGGCCAGCCCGCGGGGCTTCTGCGCCGGGGTTGACCGCGCGATCCAGATCGTCGAAGTCGCGTTGGAAAAATACGGCGCACCGGTCTATGTGCGTCACGAGATCGTCCATAACCGGTTCGTCGTCGAGGGACTGGAGGCCAAGGGCGCCGTCTTCGTCGACGAGCTGGACGAGATCCCGGACGACGTTCCGGTCGTCTTCTCCGCCCACGGCGTGCCCAAGGCGGTTCCGGCCGAGGCCGAGCGGCGCAGGATGTTCTATCTGGACGCCACCTGTCCGCTGGTCAGCAAGGTCCATATCGAGGCCGAACGCCACCACGAGCAGGGCCGGCAGGTGATCCTGATCGGCCATGCCGGGCATCCGGAGGTGGTCGGCACCATGGGCCAGCTTCCCGAAGGCAGCGTCGTGCTGGTCGAGAGCGTCGGCGACGTCCCGAGGATCGAGGTCGAGGACCCGGACAACCTGGCCTTCGTGACCCAGACGACCCTGTCGGTGGACGATACCGCCGCCATCGTGGCGGCGCTTCAGGCCCGTTTCCCGGCCATCGAGAAGCCTCGCAAGGAAGACATCTGCTACGCCACGACCAACAGGCAGCAGGCGGTCAAGGCGATAGCGCCCCGCGCCGACATGGTGCTGGTGGTGGGGGCGCCCAACTCCTCCAACTCGATGCGCCTCGTCGAGGTCGCCCGGACCCACGGCTGCGAGCGCGCCATGCTGGTCCAGCGCGCGACGGATATCGACTGGAGCGGGCTGGAAGACGTGCGGACGCTGGGCGTTACCGCCGGCGCCTCCGCTCCCGACGTCCTGATCCAGGAAGTCATCCAGGGCGCCCGCGAACGGTTCGACGTCACCATCGAGGAGGTGACGCTGACCCGCGAGGACGTCGTGTTCAAGCTGCCGAGGGTGCTGACGACGGCAGCGGAATAG
- a CDS encoding response regulator: protein MEFDAVIADLNMPRINGLEMLKAIRSGANGCRRDLPVIMLTGHSDLELVSRAMALDINGFIVKPVSQGALASRLARVFGEEIRTVRPESEYAKVDMRLGFDEPPPEKAGLPEKAGLPTRPLPVPPEAPDGGMVRIALTDVPPGSVLAKDVIIPSGLVIVSKGTLLSKRLVQRLKDLADLNIVIEHIWIRE from the coding sequence ATGGAGTTCGACGCGGTCATCGCCGACCTGAACATGCCGCGGATCAACGGGCTGGAAATGCTGAAGGCGATCCGCTCGGGGGCCAACGGCTGCCGCCGCGACCTGCCGGTGATCATGCTGACCGGCCATTCCGACCTGGAACTGGTCAGCCGCGCCATGGCGCTGGACATCAACGGCTTCATCGTCAAGCCGGTATCCCAGGGCGCGCTCGCCTCCCGGCTGGCCCGGGTCTTCGGCGAGGAGATCCGCACGGTCCGCCCCGAAAGCGAATACGCCAAGGTGGACATGCGGCTTGGCTTCGACGAGCCGCCGCCGGAAAAGGCCGGGCTCCCGGAAAAGGCCGGATTGCCGACCCGCCCGCTGCCGGTTCCTCCCGAGGCGCCGGACGGCGGCATGGTCAGGATAGCGCTGACCGACGTGCCCCCGGGAAGCGTGCTGGCCAAGGACGTGATCATCCCGTCCGGCCTGGTCATCGTCAGCAAGGGAACGCTGCTCAGCAAGAGGCTGGTCCAGCGGCTGAAGGACCTGGCGGATCTCAATATCGTGATAGAACATATCTGGATCCGGGAGTAA
- a CDS encoding Rpn family recombination-promoting nuclease/putative transposase produces the protein MNDESDDESDDGMGGQQEGSRRLIRRHDQFAKQLLDQPGIADAFLRERLPAAVAACLSDAPAVDRSESFVDAALRERRGDRLYALSTWNGDPLQVMVLCEHKSNPDQGTFPQVLGYLGGTAVRGAVRRVLPDGTVLMVPVPVYAVVLYHGTRTWSLPTRLRDAYGMPAGLVDAGLLDFGYVLVDLGAIADEDLSRHPDLQAGLLVLKYAGRDADPQETLERLLSAAAGAGLTVIVSVVRYLFGAAEDLDRKRLKAMLGRVVPREDEKVVSIALREYLDEARAEARAEARAEALVQGRAEARAEMLLRQIGRRFGPLPEEAVRRVREASPVELDRWVDDIFDAPSLKAMLGDCK, from the coding sequence ATGAACGACGAGAGCGACGACGAGAGCGACGACGGGATGGGCGGCCAGCAGGAGGGCAGCCGGCGGCTGATCCGGCGTCACGACCAGTTCGCCAAGCAGCTGCTGGACCAGCCCGGCATCGCCGACGCGTTCCTGCGCGAGCGGCTGCCGGCGGCGGTCGCCGCCTGCCTGTCCGACGCCCCGGCGGTCGACCGGTCCGAGAGCTTCGTCGACGCCGCGCTCCGAGAACGTCGCGGCGACCGGCTCTACGCCCTGAGCACCTGGAACGGCGATCCGCTGCAGGTGATGGTCCTGTGCGAGCACAAGAGCAATCCCGACCAGGGCACCTTCCCGCAGGTCCTGGGTTATCTCGGCGGCACCGCCGTGCGCGGAGCGGTGCGCCGGGTGCTGCCCGACGGCACCGTGCTGATGGTACCCGTTCCGGTCTATGCCGTGGTGCTGTACCATGGCACCCGGACTTGGTCGCTGCCGACCCGGCTGCGCGACGCCTACGGCATGCCGGCCGGGCTGGTGGACGCCGGGCTGCTGGATTTCGGCTATGTCCTGGTCGACCTGGGGGCGATCGCCGACGAGGATCTTTCCCGGCATCCCGACCTTCAGGCCGGACTGCTGGTGCTGAAATACGCCGGCCGCGACGCCGACCCGCAGGAGACGCTGGAGCGACTGCTGTCGGCCGCGGCGGGGGCCGGCTTGACGGTGATCGTATCGGTGGTCAGGTATCTGTTCGGGGCGGCCGAAGACCTGGACCGCAAGCGGTTGAAGGCCATGCTGGGCCGTGTCGTGCCGAGGGAGGACGAGAAAGTGGTATCGATAGCGCTCCGCGAATATCTTGACGAGGCACGCGCCGAAGCGCGCGCCGAAGCACGCGCCGAAGCCCTGGTCCAAGGCCGGGCCGAAGCCAGGGCGGAAATGCTGCTCAGGCAGATCGGACGTCGATTCGGGCCGCTTCCCGAGGAAGCGGTCCGGCGGGTGCGCGAGGCGTCGCCCGTGGAGCTGGATCGCTGGGTGGACGATATTTTCGACGCGCCGTCGCTCAAGGCGATGCTGGGCGATTGCAAGTAG
- the rnhA gene encoding ribonuclease HI, whose product MTGMSTDSDGPKVVDIYTDGACSGNPGPGGWGAILRYGAVEKEMCGGEPNTTNNRMELMAAIQALEALKRPVKVRLHTDSQYVKDGITKWIHGWKSRGWQTADRKPVKNVELWQRLDAAKAGHDIEFHWVRGHAGHPENERADELARKGLQEARRR is encoded by the coding sequence ATGACCGGCATGAGCACCGACTCGGACGGTCCCAAGGTCGTCGACATCTATACCGACGGTGCCTGCAGCGGCAATCCGGGGCCGGGCGGCTGGGGCGCCATCCTGCGCTACGGCGCCGTCGAGAAGGAGATGTGCGGCGGCGAGCCGAACACGACCAACAACCGCATGGAGCTGATGGCGGCGATCCAGGCGCTGGAAGCGCTGAAGCGCCCGGTCAAGGTCCGGCTCCATACCGACAGCCAGTACGTCAAGGACGGGATCACCAAGTGGATCCACGGCTGGAAGTCGCGCGGCTGGCAGACCGCCGACAGGAAGCCGGTCAAGAACGTCGAGCTGTGGCAGCGCCTGGACGCCGCCAAAGCCGGCCACGACATCGAGTTCCACTGGGTCCGCGGCCACGCCGGCCACCCGGAGAACGAACGCGCCGACGAGCTGGCGCGCAAGGGCCTCCAGGAGGCGCGGCGACGGTGA
- a CDS encoding porin: protein MLSRSKVLSAALLAGAALSVMQPQAAGAQLTVKLGGFTTFRAATFDSDAPGATSREFQNEVEIHVAADGKADNGLLYGARIELENEGAGGGIVTDEASVYLGGAWGRLELGDQDGAADQLFVFAPTVGNGQIDEDWFDFAGPDIDTDDLLLPTDTSDSTKITYMTPKIGGLRAGVSYTPQFDSEGQNVVALDPTDPDTDNLYKDLIEAGIGYEREVAGFSLEIGAGYVHGDANDGTEAEDFDAWGVGAQVGYQGFKVGGAYNDNGDSLIETDDPDAKSWNVGVSYEADAWGVAAQYQKVDLPGRDIDIYGLGAAYQVASGLTVGPDLIFFDDDDPEVGDGYVALIAVNLEF, encoded by the coding sequence ATGTTGTCCAGATCGAAGGTCTTGAGCGCGGCATTGCTTGCCGGAGCGGCACTGTCGGTGATGCAGCCGCAGGCCGCCGGGGCGCAGCTTACGGTGAAGCTCGGCGGCTTCACGACCTTCCGCGCCGCCACCTTCGACAGCGACGCCCCCGGGGCCACGAGCCGGGAGTTCCAGAACGAGGTCGAGATCCACGTCGCCGCCGACGGAAAGGCCGACAACGGCCTGCTCTACGGCGCGCGGATCGAGCTGGAGAACGAGGGTGCCGGCGGCGGCATCGTCACCGACGAGGCCTCGGTCTATCTCGGCGGCGCCTGGGGGCGGCTGGAACTCGGCGACCAGGACGGCGCCGCCGACCAGTTGTTCGTCTTCGCGCCGACCGTGGGCAACGGCCAGATCGACGAGGACTGGTTCGACTTCGCCGGCCCGGATATCGATACCGACGACCTGCTGCTGCCGACCGACACCTCCGACTCGACCAAGATCACCTACATGACCCCGAAGATCGGCGGGCTGCGGGCCGGCGTCTCCTATACGCCCCAGTTCGACAGCGAGGGGCAGAACGTCGTCGCCCTGGATCCGACGGACCCCGACACGGACAACCTGTACAAGGACCTGATCGAGGCCGGCATCGGCTACGAGCGGGAGGTCGCCGGCTTCTCGCTGGAGATCGGCGCCGGCTATGTCCACGGCGACGCCAACGACGGGACGGAGGCGGAGGATTTCGATGCCTGGGGCGTCGGCGCGCAGGTCGGCTACCAGGGCTTCAAGGTCGGCGGCGCCTACAACGACAACGGCGACAGCCTGATCGAGACCGACGACCCCGACGCCAAGTCCTGGAACGTCGGCGTCAGCTACGAGGCGGATGCCTGGGGCGTGGCGGCGCAGTACCAGAAGGTCGACCTGCCCGGCCGCGACATCGACATCTACGGCCTGGGCGCCGCCTACCAGGTCGCCTCGGGCCTGACCGTCGGTCCCGACCTGATCTTCTTCGACGACGACGACCCGGAAGTCGGCGACGGCTACGTGGCCCTGATCGCGGTCAACCTGGAATTCTGA
- a CDS encoding peptidoglycan-binding domain-containing protein yields MGFRGHWLAVSSVAVCLSVSAPGAGPARAADPKSADVQWAQTILKDKGFFKGRPNGDMNDPTRAALRAYQKSAGLKQTGQLDQATTSHMLAARQAAAAPTMGNLAGPNGRPQPSQAPRGEAPKPVAAPRTQVESHGAPEGVQALGVVGRSSSEAETAGNSTYTAPAPARRAAAPGEPVPQAAPRTAVDSVGQAPPEGMREAPDPAGSGIIVPEWVRTGVIGILAGTFGIAGLTFWLSGRRPSRKRAAAGPADPAALRREPSFDGGKAAGAALRCCGQPGPPDRVPVRDTAAAGQIAAPQQGHWAGMTVPA; encoded by the coding sequence ATGGGGTTCCGGGGGCATTGGCTCGCGGTATCGAGCGTTGCGGTCTGCCTGTCGGTATCGGCTCCCGGAGCCGGTCCGGCCCGCGCGGCCGATCCGAAAAGCGCCGACGTTCAGTGGGCGCAGACGATCCTGAAGGACAAAGGCTTCTTCAAGGGCCGTCCCAACGGCGACATGAACGACCCGACCCGCGCGGCCCTTCGCGCTTACCAGAAATCGGCCGGACTGAAGCAGACGGGGCAGCTCGACCAGGCGACCACCAGCCATATGCTGGCGGCACGCCAGGCCGCCGCAGCACCCACCATGGGCAACCTCGCGGGGCCGAACGGCCGTCCCCAGCCGAGCCAGGCCCCCCGCGGCGAGGCGCCCAAGCCGGTGGCGGCGCCGAGGACCCAGGTCGAATCCCACGGCGCGCCCGAGGGCGTGCAGGCCCTGGGCGTGGTCGGCCGATCCTCCAGCGAGGCCGAGACCGCCGGAAACTCCACCTACACCGCCCCCGCTCCGGCGAGGCGCGCCGCGGCGCCCGGCGAACCGGTTCCCCAGGCGGCGCCGCGCACCGCCGTCGACTCCGTCGGGCAGGCCCCGCCGGAAGGCATGCGCGAGGCGCCGGACCCGGCGGGCAGCGGGATCATCGTGCCCGAATGGGTGCGGACCGGCGTGATCGGCATCCTGGCAGGCACCTTCGGCATCGCCGGCCTGACCTTCTGGCTGAGCGGGCGGCGGCCGTCGCGCAAGCGCGCCGCCGCCGGCCCGGCCGATCCGGCGGCCCTGCGGCGGGAGCCCAGCTTCGACGGCGGCAAGGCGGCGGGGGCGGCGCTCCGGTGCTGCGGGCAACCCGGCCCTCCTGACCGGGTTCCGGTCCGGGACACCGCGGCGGCGGGACAAATTGCTGCACCGCAGCAAGGGCACTGGGCAGGGATGACCGTCCCGGCGTAG